Proteins encoded within one genomic window of Streptomyces profundus:
- a CDS encoding BlaI/MecI/CopY family transcriptional regulator, whose translation MPRPLGDLEDAVMTRVWEWNRPVTVREVLEDLRQDRSIAYTTVMTVLDNLHQKGWVRREQEGRAYRYEAISTRAAYSAALMNDAWSESDNPAAALVAFFGMMSPEQTAALRGALRVVDVAGVRVTAPEEEDQPPQR comes from the coding sequence GTGCCTCGCCCATTGGGAGACTTGGAAGACGCGGTGATGACCCGCGTGTGGGAGTGGAACCGCCCGGTCACGGTGCGGGAAGTTCTCGAGGATCTGCGGCAGGACCGTTCGATCGCCTATACGACTGTGATGACGGTTCTGGACAACCTGCATCAGAAGGGCTGGGTGCGCCGCGAGCAGGAGGGGCGTGCCTATCGCTATGAGGCGATCTCCACTCGCGCTGCGTACTCGGCGGCTTTGATGAATGACGCGTGGTCAGAGAGTGACAACCCGGCCGCCGCTCTCGTCGCTTTCTTCGGCATGATGTCCCCCGAGCAGACCGCCGCATTGCGCGGCGCCCTCCGGGTCGTGGATGTCGCGGGAGTTCGCGTGACCGCCCCCGAAGAGGAAGACCAACCTCCCCAGCGATAA
- a CDS encoding response regulator, translating into MTTEGESQMTPIRVMLVDDQALLRTGFKMVLSAQPDITVAAEAGDGVEALERLATTEIDVVLMDVRMPRMDGVEATRRICQGGAGGVGGPRVLILTTFDLDEYAFSGLQSGASGFLLKDVPPDELLAAIRSVHSGDAVVAPSTTRRLLDRFASLMPGPEARDRPELGLLTDREREVLLLIAQGLSNAEIAARLFVSEATVKTHVGRVLAKLRLRDRVQAVVLAYESGLVRASGQHGSGGGRRAP; encoded by the coding sequence ATGACCACCGAGGGGGAGAGCCAGATGACGCCGATCCGCGTGATGCTCGTCGACGACCAGGCCCTGCTGCGCACCGGCTTCAAGATGGTGCTGAGCGCGCAGCCCGACATCACCGTCGCCGCCGAGGCGGGCGACGGCGTCGAGGCGCTTGAGCGGCTCGCGACCACCGAGATCGACGTGGTGCTGATGGACGTGCGGATGCCCCGGATGGACGGCGTGGAGGCCACCAGGCGGATCTGCCAGGGCGGGGCCGGCGGCGTCGGCGGCCCGCGGGTGCTCATCCTCACCACCTTCGACCTCGACGAGTACGCCTTCTCCGGGCTCCAGTCCGGCGCCTCCGGGTTCCTCCTGAAGGACGTCCCGCCGGACGAGCTGCTGGCCGCGATCCGCTCCGTGCACAGCGGGGACGCGGTGGTGGCGCCCTCCACGACGCGTCGCCTGCTCGACCGGTTCGCCAGCCTGATGCCGGGCCCCGAGGCCCGCGACCGCCCCGAACTCGGCCTGCTCACCGACCGGGAGCGGGAGGTGCTGCTGCTGATCGCGCAGGGCCTCTCCAACGCGGAGATCGCCGCGCGGCTCTTCGTCTCCGAGGCCACCGTCAAGACCCATGTGGGCCGGGTTCTGGCCAAGTTGCGGCTGCGGGACCGGGTGCAGGCCGTGGTCCTCGCCTACGAGAGCGGCCTGGTGCGGGCCAGCGGGCAGCACGGCTCGGGCGGCGGCAGGCGGGCGCCGTAG
- the panC gene encoding pantoate--beta-alanine ligase, translating into MTLTVARRAEELYAHYTRGAERAVVMTLGALHEGHAANIRAARERVGPGGQVVVTVYVNPLQFGAGEDFERYPRTLDADVEVAAAAGADLVFAPTDAEMYPDGRPSVTLAAGPLGERLEGASRPGHFDGMLTVVAKLLHLTRADYATFGAKDAQQLALVRRMVRDLNFPVRIVPVPTLRDPDGLARSSRNRYLSPAERVSALAISRALFAAAERPDAPGARAAARAVLDEAAGGDPPLALDYLALLDPATLDEVRDEHTGEALLAVAARVGDTRLIDNVTLTLDGRA; encoded by the coding sequence ATGACCCTGACCGTGGCGCGTCGCGCCGAGGAGCTGTACGCCCACTACACGCGCGGGGCCGAGCGCGCCGTGGTGATGACGCTCGGCGCCCTGCACGAGGGGCACGCGGCCAACATCAGGGCCGCCAGGGAACGCGTCGGCCCCGGCGGGCAGGTCGTCGTCACGGTCTATGTGAACCCGCTCCAGTTCGGTGCCGGCGAGGACTTCGAGCGCTATCCGCGCACCCTCGACGCCGACGTCGAGGTCGCCGCCGCCGCCGGCGCCGATCTGGTGTTCGCCCCCACCGACGCCGAGATGTACCCGGATGGCCGACCGTCCGTCACCCTGGCGGCCGGCCCGCTGGGCGAGCGCCTCGAAGGCGCCTCCCGGCCCGGCCACTTCGACGGCATGCTCACCGTGGTCGCCAAGCTCCTCCACCTCACCCGCGCCGACTACGCCACCTTCGGCGCGAAGGACGCGCAGCAGCTGGCCCTGGTGCGGCGGATGGTGCGCGATCTGAACTTCCCCGTGCGGATCGTCCCCGTCCCGACGCTCCGCGACCCGGACGGCCTGGCCCGTTCCAGCCGCAACCGCTATCTCTCCCCGGCCGAGCGCGTCTCGGCGCTGGCCATCTCCCGGGCGCTGTTCGCCGCCGCCGAGCGGCCCGACGCGCCAGGGGCGCGCGCGGCGGCGCGCGCCGTCCTGGACGAGGCGGCCGGCGGCGACCCCCCGCTCGCCCTCGACTATCTGGCACTGCTCGATCCGGCCACTCTCGACGAGGTGCGCGACGAGCACACCGGCGAGGCGCTGCTCGCCGTCGCCGCCCGGGTCGGCGACACCCGGCTGATCGACAACGTCACACTGACCCTGGACGGCCGGGCATGA
- a CDS encoding SAM-dependent methyltransferase, which translates to MGTEPAFLGWRAAMERALYGPGGFYLRERPGAHFRTSVHASPLFADAVARLLRRVDEALGQPAELALVDLGAGRGELLTGVLASAPPGLADRLRPCAVERAPRPAGLDPRIAWLAEPPTETVGLLFANEWLDNVPLDVVETDERGVARLVEVAPDGTERLGGPVEGADAAWLARWWPPTGRPGERAEIGRPRDLAWAAAVAGVSRGLAVAVDYAHLRARRPASGTLTGYRDGRVVPPVPDGSMDLTAHVAWDACAGPGSHTPTQRAALRALGVRGARPPLALASSDPAGYLRALRDAGEAAELTDPEGLGGFRWLLRPVGVDLPLAV; encoded by the coding sequence ATGGGGACGGAGCCCGCGTTCCTCGGCTGGCGTGCGGCGATGGAGCGCGCGCTCTACGGGCCCGGAGGCTTCTACCTCCGCGAACGCCCGGGGGCGCACTTCCGTACCTCGGTGCACGCCTCGCCGCTCTTCGCCGACGCGGTGGCACGGCTGCTGCGCCGGGTTGACGAGGCGCTGGGCCAGCCCGCCGAGCTGGCGCTGGTCGATCTGGGCGCCGGCCGGGGCGAGTTGCTGACCGGGGTGCTCGCCAGCGCCCCGCCAGGACTGGCCGACCGGCTGCGCCCGTGCGCGGTGGAACGGGCGCCCCGGCCGGCCGGTCTCGACCCCAGGATCGCGTGGCTGGCGGAACCGCCGACCGAAACGGTCGGGCTGCTGTTCGCCAACGAGTGGCTCGACAACGTGCCGTTGGACGTGGTGGAGACCGACGAACGCGGGGTGGCCCGCCTGGTCGAGGTGGCGCCGGACGGAACGGAACGGCTGGGCGGGCCGGTCGAGGGGGCGGACGCCGCGTGGCTGGCGCGCTGGTGGCCACCGACCGGTCGTCCGGGCGAGCGGGCGGAGATCGGCCGCCCTCGGGACCTGGCCTGGGCCGCGGCGGTCGCCGGCGTCTCCCGTGGCCTCGCGGTGGCCGTCGACTACGCCCATCTCCGCGCCCGGCGCCCGGCCTCGGGCACCCTCACCGGCTACCGCGACGGCCGGGTCGTACCCCCCGTGCCGGACGGGTCGATGGATCTCACCGCCCATGTGGCGTGGGACGCCTGCGCCGGGCCCGGGTCCCACACGCCGACCCAGCGGGCGGCGTTGCGCGCGCTGGGCGTGCGCGGCGCGCGCCCGCCGTTGGCGCTGGCGAGCAGCGATCCCGCCGGCTATCTGCGCGCCCTGCGGGACGCGGGCGAGGCGGCCGAACTCACCGACCCCGAGGGGCTCGGCGGCTTCCGCTGGCTGCTGCGTCCGGTCGGCGTGGACCTGCCCCTGGCCGTCTGA
- a CDS encoding NADH-quinone oxidoreductase subunit D, with protein sequence MVLNIGPQHPSTHGVLRLRLVLDGERISRAEPIVGYMHRGAEKLFEVRDYRQIVVLANRHDWLSAFANELGVVLAVERMLGMEVPERAVWLRTLLAELNRVLNHLMFLGSYPLELGGLTPIFYSFTERESIQRVMEEVSGGRMHYMFNRVGGLKDELPAGWQGRTREAVRAVRAGLTRLDELVLGNEVFRARTRGVGVLRPEVAHAYGVSGPIARASGVDFDLRRDEPYLAYGELADTLRVVTRREGDCLARFEVLLDQTRNSLELAEVCLDRLAELPPGPVNQRLPKVLKAPEGATYAWTENPLGVNGYYLVSKGEKTPHRLKLRSASFNNIQALSELLPGTLVADMVAILGSFFFVVGDIDK encoded by the coding sequence ATGGTGCTCAACATCGGCCCCCAACACCCTTCGACGCACGGTGTGTTGCGGCTGCGGCTGGTGTTGGACGGCGAGCGGATCTCGCGGGCGGAGCCGATCGTCGGCTATATGCACCGGGGCGCGGAGAAGCTCTTCGAGGTCCGCGACTACCGGCAGATCGTCGTGTTGGCCAACCGGCACGACTGGCTCTCCGCCTTCGCCAACGAACTCGGCGTGGTGCTGGCCGTCGAGCGGATGCTGGGCATGGAGGTGCCCGAACGCGCCGTCTGGCTGCGCACCCTGCTGGCCGAGTTGAACCGGGTGCTCAACCACCTGATGTTCCTCGGCTCCTACCCGCTTGAGCTGGGCGGACTGACCCCGATCTTCTACTCGTTCACCGAGCGGGAGAGCATCCAGCGAGTGATGGAGGAGGTCTCGGGCGGCCGGATGCACTACATGTTCAACCGCGTCGGCGGCCTCAAGGACGAGCTGCCGGCCGGCTGGCAGGGACGCACCCGCGAGGCGGTGCGCGCGGTGCGGGCGGGGCTGACCCGGCTGGACGAACTGGTGCTGGGCAACGAGGTGTTCCGGGCCCGCACCCGGGGCGTCGGGGTGCTGCGGCCCGAGGTGGCACACGCGTACGGGGTGTCGGGGCCGATCGCCAGGGCCAGCGGCGTCGACTTCGACCTGCGCCGCGACGAGCCCTACCTCGCCTACGGCGAGTTGGCCGACACGCTGCGGGTGGTCACCCGGCGGGAGGGCGACTGCCTGGCCCGCTTCGAGGTGCTGCTGGACCAGACGCGCAACTCCCTGGAACTGGCGGAGGTCTGCCTCGACCGGCTGGCCGAACTGCCGCCCGGGCCCGTCAACCAGCGCCTGCCCAAGGTGTTGAAGGCGCCGGAGGGCGCCACCTACGCCTGGACGGAGAACCCGCTGGGCGTCAACGGCTACTACCTGGTCTCCAAGGGCGAGAAGACGCCGCACCGGCTGAAGTTGCGCTCGGCCTCGTTCAACAACATCCAGGCGCTGAGCGAGCTGCTGCCCGGCACCCTGGTCGCCGACATGGTGGCCATCCTCGGCTCCTTCTTCTTCGTCGTCGGCGATATCGACAAGTAG
- the nadC gene encoding nicotinate-nucleotide diphosphorylase: MTSSPRPSGPPQVELNLLPIGSRPEADEPVGGCGSGCGCGAGHDAEGLDPLDPLECGLDPDLAALLDAAGLDPIRVEDVAHLAVEEDLDGGVDLTTVATIPESAVATGDFTARQAGTVAGLHIAEAVLSVVCADEFEVERHVADGDRVEAGQVLLSVTTRTRDLLTGERSALNLLCRLSGIATATRAWADVLAGTPTRVRDTRKTTAGLRMLEKYAVRCGGGVNHRMSLSDAALIKDNHVIAAGGVAEAFRRVRDEFPGVPVEVEVDRLDQIEPVLAEGADLLLLDNLSPEETAEAVALVAGRAELESSGRLSLDVAAAYAATGVNYLAVGALTHSAPILDIGLDLRSEGRN; the protein is encoded by the coding sequence GTGACCAGCAGCCCCCGTCCATCCGGCCCCCCGCAGGTAGAGCTGAACCTGCTGCCCATCGGCAGCCGTCCGGAGGCGGACGAGCCGGTCGGCGGCTGTGGCTCGGGCTGCGGCTGCGGCGCCGGGCACGACGCCGAGGGTCTCGACCCGCTGGACCCCCTGGAGTGCGGCCTCGACCCGGACCTCGCCGCGCTGCTCGACGCGGCGGGGCTCGACCCGATCCGGGTGGAGGACGTCGCCCACCTGGCGGTCGAGGAGGACCTGGACGGCGGGGTCGACCTGACCACCGTCGCCACCATCCCCGAGTCCGCCGTCGCCACCGGGGACTTCACCGCCCGGCAGGCCGGCACGGTCGCCGGTCTGCACATCGCCGAGGCGGTGCTCTCCGTGGTGTGCGCCGACGAGTTCGAGGTGGAGCGGCATGTCGCCGACGGCGACCGGGTCGAGGCAGGACAGGTGCTGCTCTCCGTCACCACCCGCACCCGGGATCTGCTGACGGGCGAACGGTCGGCGCTCAACCTGCTCTGCCGGCTCTCCGGCATCGCCACCGCCACCAGGGCCTGGGCCGACGTCCTGGCCGGCACCCCGACCCGGGTGCGCGACACCCGCAAGACGACGGCCGGGCTGCGGATGCTGGAGAAGTACGCGGTGCGCTGCGGCGGCGGCGTCAACCACCGGATGTCGCTCTCCGACGCCGCGTTGATCAAGGACAACCACGTCATCGCCGCCGGCGGCGTCGCCGAGGCGTTCCGCCGGGTGCGGGACGAGTTCCCCGGGGTGCCGGTCGAGGTCGAGGTGGACCGCCTGGACCAGATCGAGCCGGTCCTCGCCGAGGGCGCCGATCTGCTGCTGCTGGACAACCTCAGCCCCGAGGAGACGGCCGAGGCGGTGGCCCTGGTCGCCGGCCGGGCCGAGCTGGAGTCCTCAGGACGGCTCAGCCTGGACGTGGCCGCCGCGTACGCGGCCACCGGGGTGAACTACCTCGCGGTGGGCGCGCTCACCCATTCGGCGCCGATTCTGGACATCGGTCTCGACCTCCGCTCCGAGGGGCGCAACTGA
- a CDS encoding Rossmann-like and DUF2520 domain-containing protein: protein MNAASAPRNVEAHDRPARLRVGVVGAGRVGPVLAAALRLAGHQPVAASGVSDSSRRRAEALLPGVPLLPPDEVLAASDLVLLTVPDDALPTLVAGLAGTGAIRPGQLLVHTSGRYGTRVLDPALRAGALPLALHPVLTFTGSPVDVQRLAGCSFGVTAPAELRMAAEALVIEMGGEPEWIEESDRPLYHAALAMGANYLVTLVAQSLQVLRGAGVAAPDRMLGPLLGAALDNALRSGDAALTGPVARGDAGTVAAHLAELRAHAPDTLASYLALARTTADRALDHGLLKPELAEALLGVLAAGGAAGGTASNGSDGAEG from the coding sequence GTGAACGCCGCCTCAGCGCCCCGCAACGTCGAGGCGCACGACCGTCCCGCGCGGCTGCGCGTCGGCGTGGTCGGCGCCGGCCGGGTCGGCCCGGTGCTGGCCGCCGCGCTGCGGCTGGCCGGGCACCAGCCGGTGGCCGCCTCCGGCGTCTCGGACAGCTCGCGGCGCCGCGCCGAGGCGCTGCTGCCCGGGGTGCCGCTGCTGCCGCCGGACGAGGTGCTGGCCGCGTCCGATCTGGTGCTGCTGACCGTGCCGGACGACGCGCTGCCCACGCTGGTCGCAGGGCTTGCCGGGACGGGCGCCATCCGCCCTGGCCAGCTGCTGGTGCACACCTCGGGCCGCTACGGCACCCGCGTCCTCGACCCCGCGCTGCGCGCCGGCGCGCTGCCGCTGGCCCTGCACCCGGTGCTGACGTTCACCGGCTCCCCCGTCGATGTGCAGCGGCTGGCCGGCTGCTCGTTCGGCGTCACGGCGCCGGCCGAACTGCGCATGGCCGCCGAGGCGTTGGTGATCGAGATGGGCGGCGAGCCGGAGTGGATCGAGGAGTCCGACCGCCCGCTGTACCACGCGGCGCTGGCCATGGGCGCCAACTACCTGGTCACGCTGGTCGCGCAGTCCCTCCAGGTGCTGCGCGGCGCCGGCGTCGCCGCGCCCGACCGGATGCTGGGGCCGCTGCTGGGCGCCGCCCTCGACAACGCGCTGCGCTCCGGCGACGCCGCGCTCACAGGGCCGGTGGCCAGGGGCGACGCCGGCACGGTCGCGGCGCATCTGGCCGAGCTGCGCGCGCACGCGCCCGACACCCTGGCCAGCTATCTGGCGCTGGCCCGCACCACGGCCGACCGCGCCCTAGACCACGGGCTGCTCAAGCCCGAGCTGGCCGAGGCGCTGCTGGGCGTGCTGGCCGCCGGCGGTGCGGCCGGCGGCACCGCGTCAAACGGTTCGGACGGAGCTGAGGGATGA
- a CDS encoding sensor histidine kinase, which yields MNRLYDFLRRHPTWVDGCWAFVLVISSILVVAEVSYEGPEEGGLIATVLLGVVIMLRRRWPAHMLGLAIVTGLFQFWADVHPIPADFALLVITFTVAARPERWPSRMGLVMSVAAPALSAMRWPTSEEESLPSRVISAIFLAVAFCLAWVLGDSLRTRRAYYAELEERAARLELERETQARMAVAAERARIARELHDVVAHNVSVMVVQADGAAYVLNSAPEQTLNALKTISGTGRQALTEMRRLLGVLRTEESQVSAQDYVPQPGVEQLADLVDQVRDTGLPVEFRIAGTPRPLPSGVELTAYRIVQEALTNTRKHGGPDAGAMVTLEYGGEALTVLAEDDGRGAQQELYEGRGADGQGHGLIGMRERVGMVNGLLVAGPRPGGGFRISATLPLSGGD from the coding sequence GTGAACCGGCTCTATGACTTTCTCCGCCGTCACCCCACCTGGGTCGACGGCTGCTGGGCGTTTGTGCTGGTGATCAGCTCCATCCTCGTCGTCGCCGAGGTGAGCTACGAGGGGCCCGAGGAGGGTGGCCTGATCGCCACCGTCCTGCTCGGCGTCGTGATCATGCTCCGCCGCCGCTGGCCGGCCCATATGCTCGGCCTCGCCATCGTCACGGGCCTCTTCCAGTTCTGGGCCGACGTCCACCCCATCCCGGCCGACTTCGCGCTGTTGGTGATCACCTTCACGGTGGCCGCCCGGCCGGAGCGCTGGCCGTCCCGGATGGGGCTGGTGATGTCGGTCGCCGCGCCGGCCCTGAGCGCGATGCGGTGGCCCACGTCCGAGGAGGAGTCGCTGCCCAGCCGGGTGATCTCCGCCATCTTCCTCGCCGTCGCCTTCTGCCTGGCCTGGGTGCTGGGCGACTCGCTGCGCACCCGGCGCGCGTACTACGCGGAGCTGGAGGAGCGCGCGGCCCGGCTTGAACTGGAGCGGGAGACCCAGGCGCGGATGGCCGTCGCCGCCGAACGTGCCAGGATCGCGCGGGAGTTGCACGACGTGGTGGCGCACAACGTCTCCGTGATGGTGGTCCAGGCCGACGGCGCGGCCTATGTGCTGAACAGCGCGCCCGAGCAGACGTTGAACGCGCTCAAGACCATCTCGGGCACCGGCCGGCAGGCGCTCACCGAGATGCGTCGGCTGCTGGGCGTGCTGCGCACCGAGGAGAGCCAGGTCAGCGCCCAGGACTACGTTCCCCAGCCGGGCGTGGAGCAGCTCGCCGACCTGGTCGACCAGGTGCGGGACACCGGGCTGCCGGTCGAGTTCCGGATAGCCGGCACGCCCAGGCCGCTGCCGAGCGGCGTCGAGCTGACGGCCTACCGCATCGTGCAGGAGGCGCTCACCAACACCCGCAAGCACGGCGGCCCCGACGCCGGCGCCATGGTCACCCTTGAGTACGGCGGCGAGGCGCTCACGGTGCTCGCCGAGGACGACGGCCGCGGCGCCCAGCAGGAGCTCTACGAGGGGCGCGGCGCGGACGGCCAGGGCCATGGCCTGATCGGGATGCGGGAGCGGGTCGGTATGGTCAACGGCCTGCTGGTCGCCGGCCCCCGCCCCGGCGGCGGCTTCCGTATCAGCGCCACCCTGCCGCTGTCCGGCGGCGACTGA
- a CDS encoding L-aspartate oxidase, which yields MSEEQALPPAIAGPLPAPAPGWAIEADVVVVGSGVAGLTAALRCAAAGLRTVIVTKARLDDGSTRWAQGGIAAALGEGDTPEQHLADTLVAGAGLCDERAVRALVTEGPDAVRRLIALGATFDTEADGALALTREGGHHRRRIAHAGGDATGAEISRALLAAVRAAGIETVQNALALDLLKDATGRAAGVTLHVMGEGRHDGVGAVRADAVVLATGGMGQIFSATTNPAVSTGDGVALALRAGAEVSDLEFVQFHPTVLYLGPGAEGQQPLISEAVRGEGAHLVDAAGERFMAGQHELAELAPRDIVAKAITRRMREQGTDHMYLDARHFGAAMWERRFPTILAACRSHGIDPVTEPIPVSPAAHYASGGVRTDLAGRSTVPGLYACGETACTGVHGANRLASNSLLEGLVFAERIAERIAEHIAGRAAESTAEHTAERPVPAVLATPEGPGAGPGAPAVPRPLPGVGLLPPEARLAIQRAMTSGAGVLRSADSLAEAAGALDALAEDDDRKPAEPGADTWETANLHLVARVLVSAAQRRAETRGCHWREDHPERNDAVGRRHLVAALRTGAAGPVLAVHTTDTTGFPDGPVVP from the coding sequence ATGAGCGAGGAGCAGGCGCTGCCGCCCGCCATAGCCGGGCCGCTGCCGGCCCCGGCGCCCGGCTGGGCCATCGAGGCGGATGTGGTGGTGGTCGGCTCCGGCGTCGCGGGGCTCACCGCCGCGCTGCGCTGCGCCGCCGCCGGCCTGCGCACCGTGATCGTCACCAAGGCCCGCCTCGACGACGGCTCGACCCGCTGGGCGCAGGGCGGCATCGCCGCCGCGCTCGGCGAGGGCGACACCCCCGAGCAGCATCTGGCCGACACCCTCGTCGCCGGCGCCGGGCTCTGCGACGAGCGCGCCGTCCGCGCCCTCGTCACCGAGGGCCCGGACGCGGTCCGGCGGCTGATCGCGCTCGGCGCCACCTTCGACACCGAGGCGGACGGCGCCCTCGCGCTGACCCGCGAGGGCGGCCACCACCGGCGGCGGATCGCGCACGCCGGCGGCGACGCCACAGGCGCCGAGATCTCCCGCGCCCTGCTCGCCGCCGTGCGCGCGGCCGGCATCGAGACGGTGCAGAACGCCCTGGCGCTCGACCTGCTGAAGGACGCCACCGGACGCGCCGCCGGCGTCACGCTCCATGTGATGGGCGAGGGCCGGCACGACGGGGTCGGCGCCGTGCGCGCGGACGCCGTGGTGCTGGCCACCGGCGGGATGGGGCAGATCTTCTCGGCGACCACCAACCCGGCCGTCTCCACCGGGGACGGCGTCGCCCTGGCGCTGCGCGCCGGCGCCGAGGTCTCCGATCTGGAGTTCGTCCAGTTCCACCCGACGGTGCTCTATCTCGGCCCAGGCGCCGAGGGGCAGCAGCCGCTGATCTCCGAGGCGGTGCGGGGCGAGGGCGCCCATCTGGTGGACGCGGCCGGCGAGCGCTTCATGGCCGGCCAGCACGAGCTGGCCGAGCTGGCGCCCCGCGACATCGTGGCCAAGGCGATCACCCGCCGCATGCGTGAGCAGGGCACCGACCACATGTATCTGGACGCCCGGCACTTCGGCGCGGCCATGTGGGAGCGCAGGTTCCCCACCATCCTGGCCGCCTGCCGCTCGCACGGCATCGACCCGGTGACGGAGCCGATCCCCGTCTCCCCCGCTGCCCACTACGCCTCGGGCGGGGTGCGCACCGACCTCGCGGGGCGGAGCACCGTGCCGGGGCTCTACGCCTGCGGCGAGACCGCCTGCACGGGGGTGCACGGCGCCAACCGGCTGGCCTCCAACTCGCTGTTGGAGGGCCTTGTCTTCGCTGAACGCATCGCTGAACGCATCGCCGAACACATCGCCGGGCGCGCCGCTGAAAGCACCGCCGAACACACCGCCGAACGCCCCGTGCCGGCCGTGCTCGCGACACCCGAGGGCCCCGGGGCCGGCCCCGGGGCGCCCGCCGTCCCGCGCCCGCTGCCCGGCGTCGGGCTGCTGCCGCCCGAGGCGCGGCTCGCCATCCAGCGCGCGATGACCTCGGGCGCCGGCGTGCTGCGCTCGGCCGACAGCCTCGCCGAGGCCGCCGGGGCGCTGGACGCCCTGGCGGAAGATGATGACCGGAAGCCGGCGGAGCCGGGCGCCGACACCTGGGAGACGGCTAACCTGCATCTGGTCGCCCGGGTTCTGGTCAGCGCGGCCCAGCGCCGCGCGGAGACGCGCGGCTGCCACTGGCGCGAGGACCACCCCGAGCGGAACGACGCGGTCGGGCGACGCCATCTGGTCGCCGCACTGCGCACCGGCGCCGCGGGCCCCGTCCTCGCCGTCCACACCACCGACACGACCGGGTTCCCTGACGGCCCGGTCGTCCCCTAG
- a CDS encoding amino-acid N-acetyltransferase translates to MSETPTEVTVRRARTTDVATVRRLIDAYSRQRILLDKATVTLYEDIQEFWVAERDEDAEVVACGALHVMWEDLAEVRTLAVDPRLKGQGVGHRVLEKLLGTARWLGVRRIFCLTFEVEFFARHGFVEIGDAPVDGDVYSELLRSYDEGVAEFLGLERVKPNTLGNSRMLLHL, encoded by the coding sequence GTGTCGGAAACCCCAACGGAAGTCACTGTCCGCCGTGCCAGGACTACGGACGTCGCAACCGTGCGCCGGCTGATCGACGCCTACTCGCGCCAGCGCATCCTGCTCGACAAGGCAACGGTCACCCTTTACGAGGACATTCAGGAGTTCTGGGTGGCCGAGCGCGACGAGGACGCGGAAGTGGTCGCCTGCGGAGCCCTGCACGTGATGTGGGAGGATCTGGCCGAGGTGCGTACTCTCGCGGTCGATCCGCGCCTCAAGGGGCAGGGTGTGGGCCACCGGGTGCTGGAGAAGTTGCTCGGGACCGCCCGCTGGCTCGGGGTCCGTCGCATTTTCTGCCTGACCTTCGAAGTCGAGTTCTTCGCCCGCCACGGGTTCGTCGAGATCGGTGACGCGCCGGTGGACGGCGATGTCTACAGTGAGCTGCTGCGTTCCTATGACGAGGGCGTCGCCGAGTTCCTGGGACTGGAACGGGTGAAGCCCAACACTTTGGGTAACAGCCGCATGCTGTTGCATCTCTGA
- a CDS encoding type III pantothenate kinase has protein sequence MLLTIDVGNTHTVLGLFDGEEIVEHWRISTDARRTADELAVLLQGLMGMHPLLGEELGDGIDGIAICSTVPSVLHELREVTRRYYGDIPAVLVEPGVKTGVPILTDNPKEVGADRIINAVAAVELYGGPCIVVDFGTATTYDAVSARGEYAGGAIAPGIEISVEALGLRGAQLHKVELARPRHVIGKNTVESMQSGILYGFAGQVDGMVERMSRELADDPDDVTVIATGGVAPLVLRESTVIDEHEPWLTLIGLRMVYERNVSRL, from the coding sequence ATGCTGCTCACCATCGACGTCGGCAACACCCACACGGTCCTCGGCCTCTTCGACGGCGAGGAGATCGTCGAGCACTGGCGCATCTCCACGGACGCCCGCCGCACAGCCGACGAGCTCGCGGTGCTGCTCCAGGGCCTGATGGGGATGCACCCGCTGCTCGGCGAGGAGCTGGGCGACGGCATCGACGGCATCGCCATCTGCTCCACGGTGCCATCCGTCCTCCACGAGCTGCGCGAGGTCACCAGGCGCTACTACGGCGACATCCCCGCCGTGCTGGTCGAGCCGGGCGTGAAGACGGGGGTGCCGATCCTCACCGACAACCCCAAGGAGGTCGGCGCCGACCGGATCATCAACGCGGTGGCGGCGGTCGAGCTGTACGGGGGCCCGTGCATCGTGGTCGACTTCGGCACCGCGACCACCTATGACGCGGTCTCGGCGCGCGGCGAGTACGCCGGCGGCGCCATCGCGCCCGGCATCGAGATCTCCGTGGAGGCGCTGGGCCTGCGCGGCGCCCAGCTGCACAAGGTCGAGCTGGCCAGGCCCCGGCATGTGATCGGCAAGAACACCGTGGAGTCCATGCAGTCCGGCATCCTCTACGGCTTCGCCGGCCAGGTCGACGGCATGGTGGAACGCATGTCCAGGGAGCTGGCCGACGATCCCGACGATGTGACGGTGATCGCCACCGGCGGGGTGGCCCCGCTGGTGCTGCGCGAGTCCACGGTGATCGACGAGCACGAGCCCTGGCTCACCCTGATCGGCCTCCGCATGGTCTACGAGCGCAACGTCTCCCGGCTCTGA